A window from Pseudomonas alloputida encodes these proteins:
- a CDS encoding IS256 family transposase: MPTKKKPLRDLPKIPKELLEQFGEGLMTAEAIEDASAAFKKALIERALHAELGHHLGYPPGAQRPEDETNQRNGKSGKTVLTGDGPLRLEIPRDRDGSFAPILIPKHERRYTGFDDKIIAMYARGMTVREIRAFLSEQYGTEVSPDFISSVTDEVMEEIGAWQQRPLEPMYPVIFFDALRVKIREEGLVRNKAIYLALGVLPDGTRDILGIWIENTEGAKFWMKVFNDLKTRGVEDVLIAVTDGLKGMPEALSAVFPETTLQTCIVHLIRNSLDFAAWDKRRALAKALKPIYQAINAEAAEQALDEFENGPWGKQYPTVVAAWRRAWDRVIPFFVFPPAIRKVIYTTNAIESINAQLRKIIKTRGHFPNDDAATKLIWLGLRNITANWGSAAHDWKSAMNQFAILYGDRFIRPTW; encoded by the coding sequence ATGCCAACCAAAAAGAAACCCTTGCGTGACCTGCCCAAAATCCCCAAAGAGCTGCTGGAGCAGTTCGGTGAGGGCCTGATGACCGCAGAGGCTATCGAGGATGCCTCTGCGGCGTTCAAGAAGGCCTTGATCGAACGCGCTCTGCACGCCGAACTTGGCCACCACCTGGGTTATCCGCCGGGCGCGCAGCGCCCAGAGGATGAAACCAACCAGCGTAACGGCAAGAGTGGCAAGACGGTTTTGACCGGCGATGGCCCGCTGCGGCTGGAAATTCCTCGTGACCGAGACGGCAGTTTTGCGCCCATTCTCATCCCCAAGCATGAGCGGCGGTACACCGGTTTCGATGACAAGATCATCGCCATGTACGCCCGTGGCATGACGGTCAGAGAGATCCGAGCCTTTCTGTCCGAGCAGTATGGAACAGAGGTCTCACCCGACTTCATCAGCTCTGTGACAGACGAGGTCATGGAAGAAATTGGCGCGTGGCAGCAGCGGCCACTAGAGCCCATGTACCCGGTCATTTTCTTCGATGCACTGCGGGTGAAGATCCGCGAAGAAGGCTTGGTGCGCAACAAGGCCATTTACTTGGCGCTGGGCGTTCTACCCGACGGGACGCGCGATATCTTGGGCATCTGGATCGAGAACACCGAGGGTGCGAAGTTCTGGATGAAGGTCTTTAACGATCTCAAGACACGTGGTGTCGAGGATGTGCTGATTGCCGTGACCGATGGCCTCAAAGGCATGCCAGAGGCTCTCAGCGCCGTGTTTCCAGAGACGACTCTGCAGACGTGCATCGTGCACCTGATCCGCAACAGCCTGGACTTTGCAGCCTGGGACAAGCGGCGGGCACTGGCCAAGGCGCTCAAGCCGATCTACCAGGCCATCAACGCCGAAGCGGCTGAGCAGGCACTCGATGAGTTTGAAAACGGGCCCTGGGGCAAGCAGTATCCAACGGTCGTTGCGGCCTGGAGACGCGCCTGGGATCGAGTGATTCCCTTCTTTGTCTTCCCACCAGCCATCCGGAAAGTGATCTACACCACCAACGCCATCGAGAGTATCAATGCCCAGCTGCGCAAGATCATCAAGACCCGAGGCCATTTCCCGAACGATGACGCAGCTACCAAGCTGATCTGGCTGGGGCTGCGAAACATCACGGCAAACTGGGGCTCAGCGGCGCATGATTGGAAAAGTGCGATGAATCAATTCGCGATTTTGTACGGAGATCGGTTCATCAGGCCGACCTGGTGA
- a CDS encoding substrate-binding periplasmic protein → MTRSFKRFTRWMFLCSTLAGAPYALAECTPANQFETITPGVLTVAAYVFPPYSIPGPNNQLSGVDGEIIKRIAERECLKVKTMVVDTAAVVQAVVAKRADVGIGDWYRTAERSKALGLSAPLYLDVMGIISDEGYTKISELDGKRIGTVQGYLWVDDLKKAFGDNLVLYPNPVAMAQDLTSRRIQVGADSFAVAVSSQQKGGYPGKSIKVSEPDQRVKATLEPGQSAFPYTKANAALGEALGKNIQALHASGEIAEILASFGLDREAAKVGEPRMIQ, encoded by the coding sequence ATGACTCGCTCATTCAAGCGTTTTACCCGTTGGATGTTCTTGTGCTCGACCTTGGCCGGCGCCCCGTACGCCTTGGCCGAATGCACCCCCGCGAACCAGTTTGAAACCATCACCCCGGGTGTGCTGACCGTGGCGGCGTATGTGTTCCCGCCTTACTCGATACCGGGGCCGAACAACCAGTTGAGCGGTGTGGATGGCGAGATCATCAAGCGCATCGCCGAGCGCGAATGCCTGAAAGTCAAAACCATGGTGGTGGACACGGCAGCCGTCGTCCAGGCAGTGGTGGCAAAGCGCGCCGATGTCGGCATCGGTGATTGGTATCGCACGGCAGAGCGCAGCAAGGCGTTGGGCTTGTCGGCACCCTTGTACCTGGACGTGATGGGCATCATTTCGGATGAGGGTTACACGAAGATTTCCGAACTGGATGGCAAGCGTATCGGCACCGTGCAGGGCTACCTGTGGGTGGACGATTTGAAGAAAGCCTTTGGTGATAACCTGGTGCTCTACCCGAACCCCGTGGCCATGGCCCAGGACCTGACGTCCAGGCGCATCCAGGTTGGCGCGGACAGCTTCGCGGTGGCCGTTTCTTCGCAGCAGAAGGGCGGCTACCCCGGCAAGAGCATCAAGGTGTCCGAGCCCGATCAACGGGTCAAGGCCACGCTTGAGCCCGGGCAGAGCGCCTTCCCGTACACCAAGGCCAACGCCGCCCTGGGCGAGGCACTGGGCAAGAATATCCAGGCCTTGCACGCCTCGGGCGAAATCGCAGAAATCCTCGCCTCGTTTGGCCTGGACCGCGAGGCTGCAAAAGTGGGGGAGCCGAGGATGATTCAGTAA
- a CDS encoding amino acid ABC transporter permease — MSELLTMWMQWLPELWKGFVLSMQVTAVSLGLGVVLGLLLALGVSSPSRWLRYPSLVVVELGRGAPALILLQYFYFGLPSVNLTLTSFWAAALAMAYCTAAYTSEIIRGGIESVAAGQTEAAEVIGLNRFDALRFVILPQALRVALPSLLGFSIMMFQASSLCFTIALPEIVSRASSIGSSTFEYMPVLILAGLMYAAVCAPATLGVAALEKRLAPSQP, encoded by the coding sequence ATGAGCGAACTGCTGACGATGTGGATGCAATGGTTGCCGGAGTTGTGGAAGGGCTTTGTGCTGTCGATGCAGGTCACGGCGGTCAGCCTGGGCCTGGGCGTTGTGCTGGGGCTGTTGCTGGCACTGGGCGTTTCGTCGCCGAGCCGCTGGTTGCGTTACCCCTCCCTGGTGGTGGTGGAACTGGGGCGTGGCGCACCGGCGTTGATCCTGCTGCAGTATTTCTACTTTGGCCTGCCCAGCGTCAACCTCACCCTGACCTCGTTCTGGGCTGCTGCGCTGGCCATGGCGTACTGCACGGCCGCCTACACCAGTGAAATCATTCGCGGTGGCATCGAGTCGGTGGCCGCGGGGCAAACCGAGGCCGCCGAAGTGATCGGCCTCAACCGGTTCGACGCGCTGCGCTTTGTGATCCTGCCTCAGGCCTTGCGGGTGGCGCTGCCATCGCTGCTGGGGTTCTCGATCATGATGTTCCAGGCCTCGTCGCTGTGTTTCACCATCGCCCTGCCAGAAATTGTCAGCCGGGCGTCCTCCATTGGCTCTTCCACGTTCGAGTACATGCCGGTGCTGATACTGGCCGGTTTGATGTATGCCGCTGTCTGCGCCCCGGCGACCCTGGGTGTGGCAGCGCTGGAAAAAAGACTGGCCCCCAGCCAGCCATAA
- a CDS encoding amino acid ABC transporter permease produces MKDILMMLLNGIPWTIAVTVLAFCVGVVLGFPICALRMSRVKVLSILAAMLVLTLRSIPPIVWLFFIFFGIGGGYISLSPFTAAVVGLGLITAAHMSEVYRGAFAAIPAGQFEAAYVLNLSAPQRFFDVVLPQLVRIAIPTSATYAIGLLKDSAVASTIGVGEISFQAYQVSQQTFQGLSVYTAAAVVYLVLSVPVALFSRWLSATLKQRIAR; encoded by the coding sequence ATGAAAGACATCCTGATGATGCTGTTGAACGGCATACCCTGGACCATTGCCGTTACCGTGCTCGCATTCTGTGTCGGCGTAGTGCTGGGGTTTCCCATCTGTGCCCTGCGCATGTCCAGGGTCAAGGTGCTGAGCATTCTGGCTGCCATGCTGGTGCTGACCCTGCGCTCAATCCCCCCGATTGTCTGGCTGTTTTTCATCTTCTTCGGCATCGGTGGCGGCTATATCAGCCTGTCGCCGTTTACCGCAGCGGTGGTTGGCCTGGGGCTGATCACGGCGGCGCATATGTCCGAGGTGTACCGCGGTGCGTTCGCGGCCATTCCCGCCGGCCAGTTCGAAGCCGCCTATGTGCTTAACCTGTCGGCGCCGCAACGGTTTTTCGATGTGGTGTTGCCGCAATTGGTGCGTATCGCCATTCCCACCTCAGCCACCTACGCCATTGGCCTGCTCAAGGACTCGGCCGTGGCCTCGACGATTGGCGTTGGTGAAATCAGCTTTCAGGCTTACCAGGTTTCACAGCAAACCTTTCAGGGCCTGAGCGTCTACACCGCGGCGGCGGTGGTGTACCTGGTGCTCAGCGTGCCAGTGGCCTTGTTCTCTCGTTGGCTGTCGGCCACGTTGAAACAGAGGATTGCCCGATGA
- a CDS encoding amino acid ABC transporter ATP-binding protein, which yields MSSMTVIETAPTLAPRPVASAEPFLRLEGIHKQFGPYPVLHDVCFEMNKGEVVAIIGPSGSGKSTLLRCINQLEPPTKGRVSMDGVHIEAGKALPRTELLKLRRRIGMVFQSFNLFPHLTVLRNVSLAQIRTLGRSAKEADARSLQLLERVGLADKAQHYPARCSGGQQQRIAIARALALDPELMLFDEPISALDPELGLEVLAVMKELAGEGMSMIVVTHEMHFAETVSDRVVVMADGRIIEHGPSQRVMREPEHERVIQFLQAVRNR from the coding sequence ATGAGCAGCATGACTGTGATCGAAACCGCACCCACCTTGGCGCCGCGCCCGGTGGCCAGCGCCGAACCGTTCTTGCGCCTGGAAGGCATTCATAAACAGTTTGGCCCTTACCCCGTCTTGCACGACGTGTGTTTTGAAATGAACAAGGGCGAGGTGGTGGCCATTATCGGCCCCAGTGGGTCGGGCAAAAGTACCTTGCTGCGCTGCATCAACCAACTGGAGCCGCCGACCAAGGGGCGGGTCAGCATGGATGGCGTGCACATCGAAGCTGGCAAGGCGTTGCCCCGTACAGAACTGCTGAAGTTGCGCCGGCGCATTGGTATGGTGTTCCAGTCGTTCAACCTGTTCCCGCACCTGACGGTGCTGCGCAACGTCAGCCTGGCGCAAATCCGCACCTTGGGCCGCAGCGCCAAAGAAGCCGACGCCCGCTCCTTGCAACTGCTCGAACGCGTTGGGCTGGCTGACAAGGCCCAGCATTATCCGGCGCGCTGCTCTGGTGGCCAGCAGCAACGTATCGCCATCGCCCGCGCCCTGGCACTGGACCCTGAGCTGATGCTGTTCGATGAGCCGATCTCGGCGCTGGACCCCGAGCTGGGCCTGGAGGTGCTGGCGGTGATGAAAGAGCTGGCCGGCGAAGGTATGTCGATGATTGTCGTGACTCACGAGATGCACTTCGCCGAAACCGTGTCCGACCGGGTGGTGGTCATGGCTGACGGGCGCATCATCGAACACGGGCCGAGCCAGCGAGTGATGCGCGAGCCCGAGCATGAACGGGTGATCCAGTTCCTTCAGGCAGTGAGGAATCGCTGA
- a CDS encoding M24 family metallopeptidase codes for MQTGSDSIELLTALTERDLRFRSDAKVTEHAIAPVDTALLEAYAAIDRKALRHYRLERIREQLRAQDYAGILLADPINIRYATDTNNLGLWVMHSPSRYVFVATDGPVVLFEFTSSQHNSEHVETIDEIRPAIPWLYFLAGPRVQEKAERWAQEVADLMARHGGGNRRLAVDRCDPWGAQRLTHQGIELFDAQPLMEQARLIKSAEEVASHRVSMGVCDLAIARMRTSLVPGVTENQLWSIMHGTNVAHGGEWAESRLLSSGPRTNPWFQDATDKVIKAGEMVCFDTDMVGPGGYLSDISRSFICPGKAPTMAQRDLLDIASQQINHNVELLRPGLSFREFAERCWPVPQRFEHNRYMMMLHGVGLVDEYPSVAYAVDFAEWGYDGLFQENMVVSVESYIGEQGGGEGVKLEEQVLISANGPIKLSRTPLVDGDR; via the coding sequence ATGCAAACGGGTTCTGATTCCATTGAGCTGCTCACGGCGTTAACCGAACGCGACCTGCGCTTTCGCAGCGATGCCAAGGTCACTGAACATGCCATCGCGCCGGTCGACACGGCGTTACTCGAGGCGTATGCCGCCATCGATCGCAAAGCCTTGCGCCATTACCGCCTGGAGCGCATTCGCGAGCAACTGCGCGCCCAGGATTACGCCGGCATTCTGTTGGCCGATCCGATCAATATTCGCTATGCCACCGACACCAATAACCTTGGTTTGTGGGTGATGCACTCGCCCAGCCGCTATGTGTTCGTCGCCACCGACGGCCCGGTGGTGCTGTTCGAGTTCACCAGCAGCCAGCACAACAGCGAGCACGTTGAAACCATCGATGAAATTCGCCCGGCGATTCCCTGGCTGTATTTCCTCGCCGGCCCCCGCGTGCAGGAAAAAGCCGAGCGCTGGGCACAGGAGGTGGCGGACCTGATGGCCCGTCACGGTGGCGGCAATCGCCGCTTGGCGGTCGACCGCTGCGACCCTTGGGGCGCGCAGCGCCTGACACACCAAGGCATTGAGCTGTTCGATGCGCAGCCATTGATGGAGCAGGCACGCTTGATCAAATCGGCTGAAGAAGTGGCCAGCCACCGGGTGTCCATGGGCGTGTGCGACCTGGCCATTGCCCGGATGCGCACAAGCCTGGTGCCGGGGGTTACTGAAAACCAGCTGTGGAGCATCATGCACGGCACCAACGTCGCGCACGGCGGAGAGTGGGCCGAAAGCCGCCTGCTCAGCTCCGGGCCGCGCACCAATCCGTGGTTTCAGGACGCCACCGACAAGGTCATCAAGGCCGGTGAAATGGTCTGTTTCGACACCGACATGGTCGGGCCCGGCGGTTACCTTTCAGACATCTCGCGCAGCTTCATCTGCCCCGGCAAGGCACCGACCATGGCCCAACGCGACTTGCTGGACATCGCCTCGCAGCAGATCAACCACAACGTCGAACTGCTGCGCCCGGGCCTGTCCTTTCGTGAGTTCGCCGAGCGCTGTTGGCCGGTGCCCCAGCGCTTCGAGCACAACCGCTACATGATGATGCTGCACGGCGTCGGGCTGGTGGACGAGTACCCCAGCGTCGCCTACGCGGTGGATTTTGCCGAGTGGGGGTACGACGGCCTGTTCCAGGAAAACATGGTGGTGTCGGTGGAAAGTTACATCGGTGAGCAAGGCGGTGGGGAAGGGGTGAAGCTCGAAGAACAGGTGCTGATCAGCGCCAACGGGCCGATCAAACTCTCGCGCACACCCTTGGTCGACGGCGATCGATAG
- a CDS encoding NADH:flavin oxidoreductase yields MKNDPLLQPYRLKHLTLRNRIITTSHEPAYPEDGMPKKLYRAYHVERAKAGVAMTMTAGSAAISRDSPPVFNNILAYKDEVVGWMKDLTDECHEHGAAVMIQLTHLGRRTRWDKGDWLPVVSPSHNQEPAHRAFPKQLEQWDIDRIIRDYADAAERMKAAGLDGIELQAYGHLMDQFWSPLTNELEGPYGGSLQNRLRFTFDVLTAIRKRVGPEFIVGIRYTGDEVLAGGLQKEEGLQISQLLKDSGMIDFLNVIRGNIATDAGLTDIIPIQGMRNAPHLDFAGEIKTLTGFPTFHAAKIPDVATARHAIASGLVDMVGMTRAHMTDPHIVRKIIEGREDDIRPCVGANYCLDRIYNAGAAYCIHNAATGRETTMPHEIPKAVQKRKVVIIGAGPGGLEAARVAGERGHEVVVYELADKPGGQIRLTAQSERRKEMISIIDWRMAQCERLGVRFHFNTWADTAIVLDENADVVIVATGGMPHTEVLEHGNQFLVSSWDIISGDVKPGRNVLVYDDAGDHAGLQAAEFIARSGAKTEIMTPDRSFAPEVMGMNLVPYMRALQHLDTTFTVTYRLKAVEKQGDQLLATIGTDYSDLTKTRLVDQVVVNHGTRPLDELYFDLKPLASNEGALEYMDLIVGKPQTVVSNPEGRFQLFRIGDAVASRNTHAAIYDALRLVKDL; encoded by the coding sequence ATGAAAAACGATCCGCTACTTCAGCCTTATCGCCTCAAGCATTTGACCCTGCGCAACCGCATCATCACCACGTCCCACGAACCGGCCTACCCGGAAGACGGGATGCCGAAAAAGCTCTACCGTGCCTACCACGTTGAACGTGCCAAAGCCGGCGTAGCCATGACCATGACCGCAGGCTCCGCCGCGATCTCCCGTGACAGCCCACCTGTGTTCAACAACATTCTGGCCTACAAGGACGAAGTGGTCGGCTGGATGAAAGACCTGACCGACGAGTGCCACGAACATGGTGCAGCGGTGATGATCCAGCTCACTCACCTGGGCCGGCGTACCCGCTGGGACAAAGGCGACTGGCTACCGGTGGTGTCGCCCTCCCACAATCAGGAACCCGCACACCGCGCCTTCCCCAAGCAGCTTGAACAGTGGGACATCGACCGCATCATTCGCGATTATGCCGATGCCGCCGAACGCATGAAGGCCGCCGGCCTGGATGGCATCGAGCTGCAAGCCTACGGCCACTTGATGGACCAGTTCTGGTCGCCACTGACCAACGAACTGGAAGGGCCGTACGGCGGCTCGCTGCAAAACCGCCTGCGCTTCACCTTCGATGTGCTCACGGCCATTCGCAAGCGCGTGGGCCCGGAATTTATTGTCGGCATTCGCTACACCGGGGACGAAGTGCTCGCCGGTGGCCTGCAAAAAGAGGAGGGCTTGCAGATCTCTCAACTGTTGAAAGACAGTGGCATGATCGACTTCCTCAATGTGATTCGCGGCAACATCGCCACCGACGCCGGGCTGACCGACATCATCCCGATCCAGGGTATGCGCAATGCCCCGCACCTGGACTTTGCCGGCGAAATAAAGACGCTGACCGGCTTCCCGACCTTCCATGCAGCAAAAATTCCCGACGTGGCCACGGCGCGTCATGCCATTGCCTCGGGGTTGGTGGACATGGTCGGCATGACCCGCGCGCACATGACCGACCCGCACATCGTGCGCAAGATCATCGAAGGCCGTGAAGACGATATCCGCCCTTGCGTAGGCGCCAACTATTGCCTGGACCGCATTTACAACGCAGGCGCGGCCTACTGCATCCACAACGCCGCGACCGGGCGTGAAACCACCATGCCTCATGAAATACCCAAGGCTGTGCAAAAGCGCAAAGTGGTGATTATCGGCGCCGGCCCTGGTGGCCTGGAGGCGGCACGTGTGGCAGGCGAGCGCGGCCACGAGGTGGTGGTGTACGAGCTGGCGGACAAACCCGGCGGGCAGATTCGCCTGACCGCACAGTCCGAGCGGCGCAAGGAAATGATCAGCATCATCGACTGGCGCATGGCGCAATGCGAGCGCCTTGGCGTGAGGTTCCACTTCAACACCTGGGCAGACACCGCGATTGTGCTCGATGAAAATGCCGACGTGGTGATCGTGGCGACTGGGGGCATGCCGCACACCGAAGTGCTGGAGCACGGCAATCAGTTTCTGGTTTCAAGCTGGGACATCATTTCTGGCGACGTGAAGCCTGGGCGCAATGTGCTGGTGTACGACGATGCGGGCGACCACGCCGGCCTGCAAGCCGCAGAATTCATAGCCCGCAGTGGCGCCAAGACGGAAATCATGACCCCCGACCGCTCGTTCGCGCCAGAAGTCATGGGCATGAACCTGGTGCCCTACATGCGCGCGTTACAGCACCTGGACACCACCTTTACCGTCACCTACCGGCTCAAGGCCGTGGAGAAACAAGGCGACCAATTGCTGGCCACGATCGGCACCGATTACAGCGACCTGACCAAAACGCGCCTGGTGGATCAGGTGGTGGTCAACCACGGCACCCGGCCGCTGGACGAACTGTATTTCGACCTCAAACCCCTGGCCAGCAACGAAGGTGCCTTGGAGTACATGGACCTGATTGTCGGCAAGCCGCAAACCGTTGTCAGCAACCCCGAAGGGCGCTTCCAGCTGTTCCGCATTGGTGATGCAGTGGCGTCGCGCAATACCCATGCGGCCATCTACGATGCCCTGCGGCTGGTCAAGGACCTCTAG
- a CDS encoding TetR/AcrR family transcriptional regulator translates to MKETTSKAEAAGRGSLEGWLNAAYESLTESGVDAVRVMPLAKKLNLSRTSFYWFFEDRDALLVALIEQWKNKNTFNLVTKSQAYAESITEAILNVFDCWLNSELFDSQFEFAMRSWALQSPEVAQEIGQADAQRVEALRQMFDRFGFEHDAAITRARSIYLTQIGYISMKTREPLAQRMRYIPEYLKIFTGREPEARELERFYQRNGFSGADLKV, encoded by the coding sequence ATGAAAGAAACCACCTCAAAGGCGGAAGCAGCAGGCCGAGGCTCACTGGAAGGCTGGCTTAATGCGGCCTATGAAAGCCTGACCGAGTCAGGTGTGGATGCCGTGCGAGTGATGCCGCTGGCCAAAAAACTGAATTTGTCGCGCACCAGCTTCTACTGGTTTTTCGAAGACCGCGATGCCTTGCTCGTGGCCTTGATCGAGCAATGGAAAAACAAGAACACCTTCAACCTGGTGACCAAATCCCAGGCCTATGCCGAGTCCATCACCGAGGCGATTCTCAACGTCTTCGACTGCTGGCTGAACAGCGAATTGTTCGACTCGCAATTCGAGTTCGCCATGCGCAGTTGGGCGCTGCAGTCGCCGGAGGTGGCGCAGGAAATCGGCCAGGCAGACGCGCAACGCGTCGAGGCATTGCGGCAGATGTTCGACCGTTTCGGCTTTGAACACGATGCTGCGATTACCCGCGCCCGCTCCATCTACCTGACGCAAATCGGCTACATCAGCATGAAAACCCGGGAGCCCCTGGCCCAGCGCATGCGCTACATCCCCGAGTACCTGAAGATATTCACCGGCAGGGAACCGGAAGCCCGTGAGCTGGAGCGCTTTTATCAGCGCAACGGTTTTAGCGGCGCCGATTTGAAGGTCTAA
- a CDS encoding TonB-dependent siderophore receptor, with protein MSFTPVPQRHPLSRALHAALLGLAVSTYALPSLAQPLNADHNNPLKQWSIPAGPLAPALDRFAREAGISLSFDAQNVANRNTNGVQGALDTRSALSSLLRGTELQIEPQGPNAYLVIPQPKPAGPLELGVTEDYRLAPVIINAKVKASADDDANSVVAKELWVGGKVATSILNTPASVSVVTNKEMQQRSVSTTEEALQYTPGVVSDYYGSDDRNDYFLIRGFQATTYRDGLTLSSMRGVREDPYAYERIEILRGANSTLFGPADPGGSVNFVTKQPRFEKFGQGYVTYGSYDHAETGIDVGDALNDEQTLAGRFTAKMQNSDREYDHSQDDNRFVMGGLTWAPTDFTSATVVLDYLKTNSSPNSGGYPLDKGYDRSDFYGEPGYNFHDVERTSLSGNITHDFDNGFTLRSNLRYSELTDDFGYVYLSDNASRVGTTIPRYVFGTDSDADQLNGNLMLQYDAQFEHIDSSTLVGVEYLDSTTKQSSVYSLAPSIDIANPVFTGVPGGITPYTRKKNDATTKAVFLQQNLSFFDRVIATAGVRNDSMDLSSKEYIGGEQTEKDNFSETSYRAALTYIVNDEVSTYVSMVESVSPPQVGVTPQTGKQYEVGIKYSPMGMDALFSAAVYDLTQENVTIAVVLPSGIIEQQTVGESRVRGLDLEAKAQVTQDISVIGAYSYMESEVLRGSLYDGSSLKGNEFTTAPKHTASLWSYYDIPGTDVSVGLGARYVGAYYMDAANTKKSDGTTLFDAALNYKIAKGTDLALNVSNLFDEQHVVGSGTANYYNPGREVTAKVSYSW; from the coding sequence ATGAGTTTTACCCCGGTTCCACAGCGCCACCCCTTGAGTCGTGCCCTGCATGCTGCACTGTTGGGCCTGGCAGTCAGCACCTACGCACTGCCGTCGCTTGCACAGCCTTTGAACGCTGATCACAACAACCCGCTCAAGCAGTGGAGCATTCCCGCGGGCCCGCTGGCGCCGGCACTGGACCGCTTTGCGCGCGAGGCGGGTATCAGCCTTTCGTTCGATGCGCAGAACGTGGCCAACCGCAATACCAACGGGGTGCAAGGCGCGCTGGATACACGGTCGGCACTGTCGTCGCTGCTGCGCGGAACCGAGTTGCAGATTGAGCCGCAGGGCCCCAATGCGTACCTGGTGATTCCACAACCAAAGCCTGCCGGCCCGCTGGAGCTGGGCGTGACCGAGGACTACCGCCTGGCACCTGTCATCATCAATGCCAAGGTCAAGGCCAGCGCCGACGATGACGCCAACTCGGTGGTTGCCAAGGAGCTGTGGGTAGGGGGCAAGGTGGCGACCAGCATCCTCAACACGCCCGCGTCCGTGTCGGTGGTGACCAACAAGGAAATGCAGCAGCGCAGCGTCAGCACCACCGAAGAGGCGCTGCAGTACACCCCCGGCGTGGTCAGCGACTACTACGGTTCGGACGACCGCAACGACTACTTCCTGATCCGCGGCTTCCAGGCCACCACCTACCGAGACGGCCTGACCCTCAGCTCGATGCGCGGTGTGCGCGAAGACCCTTACGCCTACGAGCGTATCGAAATTCTGCGGGGTGCCAACTCCACCCTGTTCGGCCCGGCAGACCCGGGTGGGTCGGTCAACTTCGTGACCAAGCAACCGCGCTTCGAGAAGTTTGGCCAAGGCTACGTGACCTACGGCTCCTATGACCATGCCGAAACCGGGATTGATGTAGGCGATGCGCTGAACGACGAACAAACCCTGGCCGGCCGCTTCACGGCCAAGATGCAGAACAGCGACCGCGAGTACGACCATTCGCAGGACGATAACCGCTTCGTGATGGGCGGCCTGACCTGGGCGCCGACCGACTTCACCTCGGCCACGGTGGTGCTGGATTACCTGAAGACCAACAGCTCGCCGAACAGCGGTGGCTACCCGCTGGACAAGGGGTACGACCGCAGCGACTTCTACGGCGAGCCCGGCTACAACTTCCACGATGTCGAGCGCACCAGCCTGAGCGGCAACATTACCCACGACTTCGACAACGGCTTCACCCTGCGCAGCAACCTGCGCTACAGCGAGCTGACCGATGACTTCGGCTATGTCTACCTGAGCGACAACGCCTCGCGTGTTGGCACCACCATTCCACGCTACGTCTTCGGCACCGACAGCGATGCCGACCAGCTCAATGGCAACTTGATGCTGCAGTACGATGCGCAGTTCGAGCACATCGACAGCAGCACGTTGGTGGGCGTCGAGTACCTCGACTCGACGACCAAACAGAGCTCGGTCTACAGCCTGGCGCCCTCCATCGACATCGCCAACCCGGTATTCACTGGCGTGCCCGGCGGCATCACGCCCTATACCCGCAAAAAGAATGACGCCACCACCAAGGCGGTTTTCCTGCAGCAGAACCTGTCGTTCTTTGACCGCGTCATCGCGACCGCAGGCGTGCGTAACGACTCGATGGACCTGTCGAGCAAGGAATACATCGGTGGCGAGCAGACGGAAAAGGACAACTTCTCCGAAACCTCCTACCGCGCGGCACTGACCTATATCGTCAACGATGAAGTGTCGACCTACGTGAGCATGGTGGAGTCCGTCTCGCCGCCGCAAGTGGGCGTTACCCCGCAGACCGGCAAGCAATACGAAGTGGGCATCAAGTATTCGCCCATGGGCATGGACGCACTCTTCTCCGCCGCTGTTTACGACCTGACCCAAGAGAACGTCACCATTGCCGTGGTGTTGCCAAGCGGCATCATCGAGCAGCAGACGGTGGGCGAGTCACGCGTGCGTGGCCTTGACCTGGAAGCCAAGGCACAAGTCACGCAAGACATCAGCGTGATTGGTGCTTACTCCTACATGGAGTCCGAGGTGCTGCGCGGGTCGCTGTATGACGGCTCTTCCTTGAAGGGTAATGAGTTCACCACTGCGCCCAAACACACCGCATCGCTGTGGAGCTACTACGACATACCTGGCACTGACGTGAGCGTCGGCCTGGGCGCGCGGTATGTGGGGGCGTACTACATGGATGCTGCCAATACCAAGAAGAGCGATGGGACCACGTTGTTTGATGCGGCGCTGAACTACAAGATCGCCAAAGGGACCGACCTGGCGCTGAATGTGAGCAACCTGTTTGACGAGCAGCATGTGGTGGGGTCGGGGACGGCGAATTACTACAACCCGGGGCGGGAGGTGACGGCGAAGGTGAGTTATAGCTGGTAA